From bacterium, one genomic window encodes:
- the rplT gene encoding 50S ribosomal protein L20, giving the protein MPRVKGGPAGHSRKMKWRHYAEGYWGGRHRLTRSIRTAVQKAWESSYRDRRRKKREMRALWNIRINAALRPLGLNYSGFIHGLKLSGIDISRKTLAQIAVENPEDFALLAEKVREGMNAGKPSSN; this is encoded by the coding sequence ATGCCTCGAGTGAAAGGCGGACCTGCGGGTCATTCCCGCAAGATGAAATGGCGTCATTACGCCGAGGGTTACTGGGGAGGACGTCATCGTTTGACCCGGTCCATACGTACTGCCGTTCAAAAAGCTTGGGAGTCCAGTTATCGCGACAGGCGACGCAAGAAACGCGAGATGCGCGCTCTCTGGAATATACGCATAAATGCTGCACTCAGGCCGTTGGGATTGAACTACAGCGGTTTTATTCACGGACTTAAGCTTTCAGGAATCGATATCTCAAGAAAGACTCTTGCCCAGATAGCAGTAGAGAATCCAGAGGATTTTGCCCTTCTTGCAGAAAAAGTCAGGGAGGGTATGAATGCTGGAAAACCTAGCAGCAATTAA
- a CDS encoding translation initiation factor IF-3 — MHRRFAGPAPIPKRRHRINHEIRSDYVRVVGVDKKMIGILPIKEAMRMAVAQGYDLVEIAPEADPPVCRILDYGKFLYEEKAKQQTAKKHQHTVAVRQMRLTLKISEHDFDTKVRKMKEFLEAKDRVKLTVILRGREVVHKDRGLEMIEKIKAKLADISVMEGEPTIEGTTRQSWQVMFLPSRSSGKSGSRRESNASDSEDETRVDNAGDYSEAKMPQEEES; from the coding sequence ATTCACAGACGCTTTGCCGGGCCTGCGCCCATTCCAAAACGCCGACATCGCATAAATCACGAAATAAGATCAGATTATGTTCGCGTCGTAGGCGTTGATAAAAAAATGATAGGTATCCTTCCTATAAAGGAAGCGATGCGTATGGCTGTTGCTCAAGGGTACGATCTTGTTGAAATCGCTCCGGAGGCTGATCCGCCCGTATGCAGGATTCTCGATTACGGAAAGTTTCTTTACGAAGAAAAAGCCAAACAGCAGACAGCAAAGAAGCACCAGCACACCGTAGCAGTTCGCCAGATGAGGCTGACCTTGAAGATAAGCGAGCACGATTTCGACACTAAAGTCCGCAAGATGAAGGAATTCCTTGAGGCCAAGGACAGGGTGAAGCTGACGGTAATTCTGCGCGGCCGTGAAGTTGTGCACAAGGATCGCGGATTGGAGATGATTGAAAAGATTAAAGCTAAACTTGCCGATATATCGGTCATGGAAGGAGAACCTACTATTGAAGGCACTACCAGGCAGTCATGGCAGGTGATGTTTCTTCCGAGCAGGAGTTCAGGCAAGTCAGGCTCGAGAAGGGAATCTAACGCATCAGACAGCGAAGATGAAACGAGAGTCGATAATGCGGGAGATTACTCTGAGGCGAAGATGCCTCAAGAGGAAGAAAGTTAA
- a CDS encoding MgtC/SapB family protein: MSDLLLPLLKLGAALVLSAAVGLERLLSEKPAGMRTHILVGFGSALFMIVADLGGLDAGRVAAGLITGIGFLGAGTIIQERGTVHGLTTAASIWAVAGIGIAVSRGLWLLSLFATLGIIAVLWGLHFIEDVIERSKKKSRISKNTK, from the coding sequence ATGTCTGACCTTCTCCTCCCGCTTTTGAAACTTGGAGCCGCGCTCGTCTTAAGCGCGGCGGTCGGTTTGGAAAGATTACTTTCTGAAAAGCCGGCAGGCATGCGTACTCATATTCTCGTAGGGTTCGGTTCTGCCTTGTTCATGATAGTTGCAGATTTAGGAGGACTGGATGCAGGCCGGGTTGCCGCAGGACTCATCACAGGTATTGGTTTTCTTGGTGCAGGAACAATAATACAGGAAAGAGGAACCGTTCATGGGCTTACAACAGCGGCTTCGATTTGGGCGGTTGCCGGGATAGGAATTGCTGTATCCAGGGGACTCTGGCTGCTATCCCTTTTTGCTACGCTAGGGATAATTGCAGTACTTTGGGGCCTTCATTTTATCGAAGATGTCATAGAAAGATCGAAAAAGAAATCGAGGATTTCAAAGAATACAAAATAA
- the pheS gene encoding phenylalanine--tRNA ligase subunit alpha — MLENLAAIKSEALAALAAAKSIEDIELLRVKYLGRKGALTHVLRTLKDLSEDERRSAGSAANLLKEELELEIERRVSILKDSVKTSSIDISLPGRKRFLGHIHPLTIVTSRIVEIFTGMGFEEIRGPEIETDWYNFEALNIPEGHPARGEMFGNFYLDCGLLLRSHTSPVQVRVMEKMKPPVRVIAPGRVFRRDPFDASHSPVFHQIEGLYVDEDVSFADLKGTLEVFTQEMFGEGVRVKFSPSYFPFTEPSAELSISCVICGGEGCSMCSHSGWIELLGCGMVHPQVLRNVGYDPDKVRGYAFGMGIDRITIIKYKIDDIRHFFTNDMRFLRQFREA, encoded by the coding sequence ATGCTGGAAAACCTAGCAGCAATTAAATCCGAAGCGTTGGCCGCCTTAGCAGCGGCTAAAAGCATTGAAGATATAGAGCTGCTGCGGGTCAAGTATCTGGGCCGAAAAGGGGCGCTCACACACGTTTTAAGAACACTTAAAGATCTGTCCGAAGATGAACGTCGCAGCGCCGGAAGTGCGGCGAATCTATTGAAAGAGGAACTTGAACTTGAAATAGAGCGCAGGGTTTCAATACTCAAAGATTCTGTAAAAACGTCCTCGATAGATATTTCCCTTCCAGGCCGGAAGAGGTTTCTAGGTCACATACATCCCTTGACAATCGTCACCTCAAGGATTGTTGAAATCTTCACCGGTATGGGATTCGAGGAGATAAGAGGCCCTGAGATAGAAACCGACTGGTACAACTTTGAAGCCTTGAATATTCCTGAAGGTCATCCCGCAAGGGGGGAGATGTTCGGTAACTTTTATCTCGATTGCGGGCTTCTTCTGCGATCCCACACTTCACCTGTGCAGGTCAGGGTAATGGAAAAGATGAAGCCTCCTGTCAGGGTTATTGCGCCGGGCAGGGTCTTCAGGCGCGATCCATTCGATGCTTCCCACTCGCCCGTATTTCATCAAATAGAGGGGCTTTATGTAGACGAAGACGTGAGTTTTGCAGATCTTAAGGGGACACTTGAGGTTTTCACGCAGGAGATGTTCGGCGAAGGAGTTAGAGTAAAATTCTCTCCTTCCTACTTTCCTTTCACGGAACCATCAGCGGAGCTTTCCATCTCATGCGTAATATGCGGCGGCGAAGGATGCAGCATGTGTTCTCACAGCGGCTGGATAGAACTGCTCGGATGCGGCATGGTTCACCCCCAGGTGTTGCGTAACGTAGGTTATGACCCGGATAAAGTCAGAGGTTACGCATTCGGGATGGGTATCGACAGAATCACTATCATAAAATACAAGATCGATGACATCAGGCACTTCTTCACCAATGATATGCGTTTTCTCAGGCAATTCAGGGAGGCTTGA
- a CDS encoding tetratricopeptide repeat protein, whose amino-acid sequence MNVIIQMILFSYPFGLFGVGPACGSDAGMMLEKGVFALEYNPSGLAWVDSIEAGVAAEGLFAYNLVGFSYNYRGWPAAVSVHHNTQTTGFSIGAGNLRLPLALGAAFGASFESANSESNYSLRAGLQWREYVGLALGPRLWLAPDTAHLSGMIQIGASVPVVEGLKFLAGASAEVAPVAFRAGGGLAYDPFLFLRVESVVATDGWGAGVVLKSENDRGGVWVNKGFSGEPWRFGISYIRDVQSPKVKEVVVFRNLPQRVDTVYISKTTPVVKDTSKVVSPDVRRRQEQLMAKANRYYAEERYEEALAVWKEVVQLDPGSDLGVRASEDIKDVTALIETLNKIRTGKPQ is encoded by the coding sequence ATGAACGTCATTATCCAGATGATTTTATTTAGTTATCCTTTCGGGCTCTTCGGGGTAGGCCCTGCTTGCGGCTCAGATGCAGGTATGATGCTCGAAAAAGGAGTATTCGCTCTTGAGTATAATCCATCCGGGCTTGCATGGGTCGATTCAATAGAAGCGGGGGTAGCGGCTGAAGGACTCTTTGCATATAATCTCGTTGGTTTTTCTTATAACTACAGGGGATGGCCAGCTGCGGTTTCCGTACATCACAATACTCAAACGACCGGTTTCTCAATCGGCGCCGGAAATCTGAGGCTGCCTCTTGCCCTTGGTGCAGCGTTCGGGGCGTCCTTCGAGTCCGCGAATTCGGAATCCAATTACTCTCTTAGGGCAGGTCTTCAGTGGAGAGAGTATGTTGGATTAGCCCTCGGACCCCGATTGTGGCTTGCCCCAGATACCGCTCATTTAAGCGGAATGATTCAAATAGGCGCATCCGTTCCGGTAGTCGAAGGGTTGAAGTTCCTTGCCGGGGCATCGGCCGAAGTAGCTCCGGTCGCTTTCAGAGCAGGGGGAGGACTTGCATACGACCCTTTTTTGTTCCTCAGAGTCGAAAGCGTTGTGGCAACAGACGGATGGGGGGCGGGAGTAGTCTTAAAAAGTGAAAACGACAGGGGTGGTGTATGGGTCAACAAAGGGTTTTCAGGTGAACCGTGGCGGTTCGGCATTTCCTATATCCGCGATGTACAATCACCAAAAGTGAAGGAAGTCGTTGTTTTCAGAAACTTACCTCAAAGGGTGGATACAGTCTACATCTCTAAAACAACGCCTGTGGTAAAGGATACATCGAAAGTTGTTTCTCCTGATGTCCGGAGAAGACAGGAACAGCTGATGGCTAAGGCCAACCGGTACTATGCCGAAGAGCGTTACGAAGAGGCTCTTGCGGTATGGAAAGAGGTAGTTCAACTCGATCCAGGTTCGGATTTGGGTGTAAGAGCAAGCGAGGATATAAAGGACGTAACGGCCCTTATCGAGACGTTGAATAAAATCCGCACTGGTAAACCCCAGTAA
- the rpmI gene encoding 50S ribosomal protein L35, with product MPKLKTKRALAKRVKVTGTGKIKRYKSGHSHLLECKSTPRRRGLRQPTTIEGVNEKRMKRMLPNVGNTKVKKEKVQGE from the coding sequence ATGCCGAAGTTGAAAACAAAGCGTGCATTAGCCAAAAGGGTTAAAGTTACCGGTACCGGAAAGATTAAACGATACAAATCCGGCCACAGCCACCTTTTGGAATGCAAGAGTACCCCGCGCAGGCGCGGTTTAAGGCAGCCTACAACCATAGAAGGCGTGAACGAAAAGAGGATGAAGAGGATGCTGCCTAATGTCGGGAACACGAAAGTCAAAAAAGAAAAAGTACAAGGAGAATAA
- a CDS encoding GGDEF domain-containing protein, whose protein sequence is MSLKIKLPLVVTFIVILCTSGLGYLLIRHEQNVLREEVRRRGEILARQLSGVDRVAFYYVATEIKRLKAEDSTFLSEMNLEDSLATSPKLYDMSRSLFTFLAKVTDSVLVVEKDTLKTWVQEAAFFDWDDSLVIARPETRKVVLNEPGDGFTFVSPIFVRGDTLGFAQVRMDPRVLDKAIGDALRTILPVICGILAISILLSFLLSSVFTSPISKLKNQAISLSKGDLAARVNVRSRDELGLLGRVFNDMARNLQLSYDELKEKLIEIKRLFKMATEDGLTGLYVKRYFLELLSVELRRSIRYDRPLSFLMCDIDHFKRVNDTYGHPSGDVVLSSVARRLAAATRDGIDAIGRYGGEEFAVMLPETDEQAALRVAERLRHAVESESISLKGVEGVSESQITITISIGVTTTRYEISLEKLISAADKALYLSKKNGRNLATAFAVESL, encoded by the coding sequence GTGAGTTTGAAAATCAAGCTGCCGCTGGTTGTGACTTTCATTGTCATATTATGCACCTCCGGATTAGGGTACTTGCTTATTCGTCACGAACAGAATGTATTGCGGGAAGAGGTGCGTAGAAGGGGGGAGATACTGGCCAGGCAGTTGTCAGGTGTGGACAGGGTTGCGTTTTACTACGTCGCAACCGAAATAAAGCGACTGAAGGCCGAGGATTCGACTTTTTTGTCTGAAATGAACCTTGAGGATTCGCTGGCTACTTCGCCTAAACTCTACGATATGTCGCGTTCATTATTCACGTTCCTTGCGAAGGTTACCGATAGCGTTTTGGTTGTAGAAAAGGATACCTTGAAAACATGGGTGCAAGAAGCCGCCTTTTTCGACTGGGATGATTCCCTTGTCATCGCTCGGCCGGAAACCAGAAAAGTCGTCCTTAACGAACCAGGGGACGGATTTACATTTGTTTCGCCTATATTCGTCAGAGGCGATACGCTGGGGTTCGCTCAGGTCCGTATGGACCCAAGAGTTCTTGATAAAGCGATAGGAGACGCTTTAAGGACCATTCTGCCCGTTATCTGCGGAATATTAGCCATAAGTATTCTTCTTTCGTTTCTTTTGAGTTCGGTTTTTACATCCCCGATATCCAAGCTCAAGAATCAGGCGATTTCGTTATCCAAGGGTGATCTTGCCGCAAGGGTCAATGTCCGTTCTCGCGATGAACTCGGACTGCTTGGAAGAGTTTTTAATGACATGGCTAGAAACCTGCAGCTCAGCTACGACGAACTGAAGGAAAAACTGATTGAAATCAAAAGGCTTTTCAAGATGGCTACAGAGGATGGTCTCACCGGTCTATATGTCAAGAGATACTTCCTTGAACTTCTTTCCGTGGAACTCCGGCGTTCTATCCGTTATGACAGACCGCTTTCATTTCTCATGTGCGATATAGATCATTTCAAGAGAGTAAACGATACCTACGGTCATCCTTCAGGGGATGTGGTTTTGAGTTCTGTCGCGCGCAGGCTTGCAGCAGCTACGCGTGACGGCATCGACGCCATAGGCCGATACGGAGGCGAAGAGTTTGCCGTTATGCTTCCGGAGACGGATGAACAGGCCGCTCTGAGGGTTGCGGAAAGACTCCGGCACGCCGTTGAATCTGAATCTATTTCCCTGAAAGGCGTGGAGGGAGTCAGCGAATCTCAAATAACGATTACTATCTCAATCGGCGTTACGACGACAAGATATGAGATAAGTCTTGAAAAGCTTATTTCTGCGGCCGATAAAGCGCTTTATCTGTCCAAGAAGAACGGCAGAAACCTCGCGACTGCATTTGCGGTGGAATCTTTATGA
- the thrS gene encoding threonine--tRNA ligase, with protein sequence MVKITLEGVAHDVEDRMRLRDLAPEGAFAAILNGEAVELSTRVEDGASIKWVSFEDEEGRRIFWHSTSHLMAHAVKRLFPRVKLGIGPAIEEGFYYDFDVEKPFTEDDLKRIEKEMRRLAARSLPIRKKVFPKSKLEHYYRFYGEDLKLELLDEIPDNELSIYEQDDFLDLCRGPHLDDTSKIAAFKLLSVAGAYWRGDEKNRMLQRIYGISFPKEEELAAYIERIEEAKARDHRIIGQKLDLYDIVEEVGPGLVLWKPKGTILRQEIEKFWTSEHLKRGYQLVTTPHIARAELWKISGHYSYYKENMFLTSIDEQEYVIKPMNCPAQMMLYKSAKHSYRELPIRYAELGTVYRNERSGVLHGMLRVRGLTIDDAHIFCTPEQAPSEIEGVLNLALFMTRAFGYKDIKVELSLWDPDNRNKYAGTPDKWEHAQSILEKVLKDNNISYKKMTGEAAFYGPKIDIKLLDALGRPWQASTIQFDFNLPERFGLTYAGEDGKEHEVRVIHRAILGSLERFIGGLIEFYKGEFPLWIAPYQAAVLTVTDSAMEYASSVAAELIDEGIRVITDFSNEKIGAKIRRQELDKIPYMIIVGAREAQEGRAALRRHHEGDMGSYSVAEIIKRFKKEIKARR encoded by the coding sequence ATGGTCAAAATAACGCTTGAAGGCGTTGCTCATGACGTTGAAGACAGGATGCGTCTTCGCGATCTGGCCCCTGAAGGGGCTTTTGCCGCTATCCTTAACGGAGAGGCGGTGGAGTTATCCACTCGGGTTGAGGATGGAGCAAGTATAAAATGGGTTTCTTTTGAAGATGAAGAAGGCAGAAGGATATTCTGGCATTCGACTTCTCATCTTATGGCTCATGCCGTAAAAAGGCTTTTCCCAAGGGTAAAACTAGGAATCGGACCCGCTATTGAAGAGGGATTTTATTACGATTTCGACGTAGAAAAGCCATTTACGGAAGATGATCTGAAACGAATCGAAAAGGAGATGCGCAGGCTGGCTGCAAGGAGCCTGCCTATCAGGAAAAAAGTGTTTCCAAAATCCAAGCTGGAACATTATTACCGGTTCTACGGCGAGGATTTAAAACTTGAATTACTTGATGAGATACCTGACAATGAATTAAGCATTTACGAACAGGATGATTTTCTTGATTTGTGTCGCGGTCCGCATCTTGACGACACATCAAAGATAGCGGCATTCAAGCTTCTATCCGTGGCTGGGGCTTACTGGAGGGGCGATGAAAAGAACAGAATGCTGCAGCGGATTTACGGCATATCATTTCCCAAGGAGGAGGAGCTTGCCGCCTATATTGAAAGGATAGAAGAGGCCAAGGCGCGCGATCACAGAATCATAGGTCAGAAGCTGGATTTATACGATATAGTCGAGGAAGTCGGACCAGGACTGGTGTTGTGGAAACCTAAGGGAACTATACTCCGCCAGGAGATAGAGAAGTTCTGGACTTCGGAGCATTTGAAACGCGGCTACCAGCTTGTCACGACCCCCCATATCGCCAGAGCCGAACTGTGGAAGATATCAGGTCATTACTCATACTATAAAGAAAATATGTTTCTTACATCTATAGACGAACAAGAATATGTAATAAAGCCGATGAACTGTCCAGCCCAGATGATGCTCTACAAATCCGCCAAACACAGCTACAGGGAGCTTCCTATCCGCTATGCCGAACTCGGAACTGTCTACCGCAACGAACGTTCGGGTGTTCTTCACGGAATGCTTCGCGTCCGCGGACTCACGATAGATGATGCTCATATCTTCTGCACGCCTGAACAAGCGCCATCGGAAATCGAGGGAGTACTCAACCTCGCTCTTTTCATGACCCGTGCATTCGGTTATAAAGATATCAAGGTGGAACTCTCGCTGTGGGATCCTGATAATCGCAACAAGTATGCGGGAACGCCTGACAAGTGGGAGCATGCTCAGTCCATACTTGAAAAGGTACTTAAGGATAACAATATCTCATATAAAAAAATGACGGGTGAGGCCGCGTTCTACGGCCCTAAGATAGACATCAAGCTGCTGGATGCCTTGGGCAGACCTTGGCAGGCTTCGACCATTCAGTTCGACTTCAATCTGCCTGAGCGTTTCGGGTTGACATACGCAGGAGAGGATGGTAAGGAACACGAGGTTCGCGTGATCCATCGAGCCATTCTCGGTTCGCTTGAGCGATTCATAGGTGGGTTGATAGAATTCTATAAAGGCGAGTTTCCATTGTGGATAGCCCCTTACCAGGCGGCGGTATTAACCGTAACGGATTCAGCCATGGAATATGCATCTTCGGTTGCTGCAGAATTGATTGATGAAGGGATAAGGGTTATAACGGATTTTTCAAACGAGAAGATTGGCGCCAAAATAAGACGCCAGGAACTCGATAAGATTCCTTATATGATTATCGTTGGAGCCCGCGAGGCTCAGGAAGGCAGGGCTGCTCTAAGACGCCATCACGAAGGCGATATGGGCAGTTACTCCGTTGCCGAGATTATAAAACGTTTCAAAAAAGAAATAAAAGCGCGGAGGTGA
- the rnc gene encoding ribonuclease III, with product MKNFAKKIKIAFRKRELLERALTHPSYAHEQMGDKRKSYERLEFLGDAVYEMLLREFFFEAMDHADEGMLSKLKNRYSSGEFMAEIARKFELDSVLRLGRSEETNGRQKDSILANAFEALFGALYLDRGLKYCRRFFRTQVSPYIDLSIIPFDAKSRLNIRLSGRRCEYKVLHKDGEDHCPHFRVGLFVDGELVSTGEAGSKKKAEIIAAELFLESSKAGQ from the coding sequence GTGAAGAACTTTGCAAAAAAAATCAAAATCGCCTTCAGGAAAAGAGAGCTGCTTGAACGCGCACTTACGCACCCGTCTTACGCTCACGAACAGATGGGCGACAAGCGTAAGTCTTACGAGAGACTTGAGTTTCTGGGTGATGCCGTTTATGAAATGCTTTTACGAGAGTTCTTTTTCGAAGCAATGGATCATGCCGATGAAGGTATGCTCTCAAAACTTAAAAACCGCTACTCATCGGGTGAATTCATGGCGGAAATTGCTCGTAAGTTCGAGCTTGATTCAGTGTTGCGTCTTGGTCGCAGCGAGGAAACCAACGGTCGCCAGAAAGATTCAATACTAGCCAATGCTTTTGAGGCTTTGTTCGGCGCTCTGTATCTGGACAGGGGATTGAAGTACTGCCGCAGATTCTTCAGGACTCAGGTTTCACCGTATATAGATCTTTCGATAATACCTTTTGACGCAAAATCTAGATTGAATATCAGACTTTCAGGGCGCAGGTGCGAGTATAAAGTCCTGCATAAAGATGGCGAGGATCATTGCCCCCATTTCAGAGTCGGGTTGTTCGTAGACGGTGAACTTGTTTCGACAGGCGAGGCTGGGAGCAAAAAGAAAGCCGAGATTATTGCCGCTGAACTGTTTCTTGAATCATCGAAAGCGGGACAATGA
- a CDS encoding tetratricopeptide repeat protein: MMRTTCKKRKFKKSAKIRFIISFLASSFAFLSGCAYFNTYYNAERYYKEGLNNEEKSKGSGRSLFQKSLEKAVTVAKKYPDSRWVDDAFFLIAMNYYWMERYDKALPQFEGFIENFPESPYIDEARFRHALALIEQGRYSEGRVELNDIFPIRKYSKKARFAWADAFRKEKDWPSASKAFSDFLELYPFGEISNEARINLAEIELAGGDTLNAIKVYERYLKRAETSKDNYARGLTLANLYYISGSYSNSSRTLKQISGRYPDIDEQAELIKGKIALVEGDTSEALKILARVPRGSSGSRAEAFYLVANIFEQQGKYELAISYYDTISTSETKSNYSAIAERKKTLLESRISSDTTDQADIDPAKEQFLLAESYLLSIGDARRALAEYEKVSEEHPESEYAAKSMYGIIWIKRYKLNDPSWRNVYEKLLERYPESQAAKEALNLLNEDGTPQGDSS; encoded by the coding sequence ATGATGCGGACAACATGCAAAAAAAGGAAATTTAAAAAAAGCGCTAAGATAAGATTCATAATCTCCTTTCTTGCATCATCTTTTGCCTTCCTTTCAGGGTGCGCCTATTTTAATACCTACTATAACGCAGAACGCTACTATAAGGAAGGACTGAACAATGAGGAAAAAAGCAAGGGATCAGGCAGGTCTTTGTTTCAGAAGTCGCTTGAAAAAGCGGTTACAGTAGCAAAAAAATATCCTGATTCCAGGTGGGTAGACGATGCATTTTTTCTGATAGCTATGAATTACTACTGGATGGAGAGATACGACAAGGCTTTGCCTCAATTCGAAGGATTCATCGAGAATTTTCCTGAAAGCCCTTATATAGATGAGGCGCGTTTCAGGCACGCCTTAGCATTGATTGAACAGGGTAGATACTCTGAAGGCAGAGTCGAGCTGAATGATATTTTTCCTATCCGTAAATACTCAAAAAAAGCTCGATTCGCCTGGGCAGATGCCTTCAGAAAGGAGAAGGATTGGCCTTCCGCAAGCAAGGCTTTTAGTGATTTTCTCGAACTTTACCCATTCGGTGAGATATCTAACGAGGCAAGGATAAATCTTGCTGAAATAGAGCTTGCCGGCGGAGATACGCTTAATGCGATAAAAGTCTATGAACGCTACCTTAAACGTGCCGAGACTTCTAAAGATAATTATGCAAGGGGGCTTACACTTGCCAATCTCTATTACATAAGTGGTTCGTACAGTAACTCCTCTCGGACCCTGAAGCAGATCAGCGGCAGATACCCAGATATCGACGAACAGGCAGAATTGATTAAAGGAAAGATAGCTCTTGTCGAAGGCGATACGTCCGAAGCCTTAAAGATACTGGCCAGGGTTCCCCGGGGTTCTTCAGGCAGCAGGGCAGAGGCTTTTTACCTCGTAGCAAACATATTCGAGCAACAAGGCAAGTATGAACTTGCCATATCATACTATGATACAATAAGCACTTCCGAGACTAAATCAAACTATTCTGCGATAGCGGAAAGAAAAAAGACGCTTCTTGAATCGAGAATCTCATCCGATACAACGGATCAAGCCGATATAGATCCTGCAAAGGAACAGTTTCTCTTGGCAGAATCTTATCTTCTAAGTATCGGAGACGCGAGAAGGGCTCTTGCAGAATATGAAAAGGTGTCGGAAGAACATCCGGAAAGCGAGTATGCAGCCAAGTCAATGTACGGGATAATCTGGATAAAACGCTACAAACTTAATGATCCTTCATGGCGGAACGTGTACGAAAAGCTCTTAGAACGCTATCCGGAAAGCCAGGCCGCTAAAGAAGCGCTCAATCTTTTGAATGAAGATGGAACCCCGCAGGGCGATTCTTCTTGA
- a CDS encoding PrsW family intramembrane metalloprotease yields the protein MSYLTLALGPVVAIFFFFRIKDRYDKEPFRRLILTAGIGALSAIPVVIVEMLWGHTLLDASSLSIQELSFMAFVEIGITEEFFKAVAFFSTAYWSKHMNEPYDGLIYSVSAALGFAAVENVLYVISGGILTAVVRAITAVPAHAMFGTFIGYFAGRAKFSKHPALKPILILFGFTISVFAHGLYDLIALWPEPLTWLWLIPLLGAMVVVSLLLIRDARKRSPFRPAVDADNKYTGYTVSGEPLSPEMIAKLEKEARKHERHSQLISPVVKDVSRPDEASDVIQEQAKNQLTNPEESQIIPPQESESGEDNSKGKKPYFLDDYFKN from the coding sequence ATGAGTTATCTTACGCTAGCCCTCGGTCCTGTAGTTGCCATTTTTTTCTTCTTCCGGATAAAAGACCGTTACGATAAAGAACCATTCCGCAGGCTGATACTTACTGCAGGGATAGGAGCTCTTTCAGCCATACCTGTAGTTATTGTGGAGATGCTTTGGGGACATACGCTTTTGGATGCGTCTTCATTGAGTATTCAGGAACTTTCTTTTATGGCATTCGTGGAGATAGGGATAACCGAAGAGTTCTTCAAAGCGGTTGCATTTTTCTCAACAGCCTACTGGTCGAAGCACATGAATGAACCTTACGATGGTCTGATATATTCGGTATCGGCTGCATTGGGGTTTGCTGCAGTAGAAAACGTACTCTACGTTATATCGGGCGGGATACTTACAGCAGTCGTTCGTGCAATAACAGCGGTTCCCGCTCACGCAATGTTCGGCACATTCATAGGATACTTCGCAGGAAGAGCAAAGTTCTCAAAGCATCCGGCATTAAAGCCTATTCTCATTCTCTTCGGATTTACAATATCCGTATTCGCTCACGGACTTTACGATCTTATCGCTTTGTGGCCTGAGCCTCTGACATGGCTCTGGCTTATCCCATTACTTGGCGCGATGGTAGTTGTCTCTCTCTTACTCATCCGTGATGCAAGAAAACGTTCGCCTTTCAGACCTGCAGTTGACGCCGATAACAAATACACCGGCTATACTGTATCAGGCGAGCCTCTTTCCCCTGAAATGATAGCGAAACTCGAGAAAGAAGCAAGAAAGCATGAACGTCATTCCCAGTTGATTTCACCGGTTGTTAAGGATGTTTCACGACCGGATGAAGCATCTGATGTCATCCAAGAACAGGCAAAAAACCAGCTTACGAATCCTGAAGAATCTCAAATAATCCCCCCCCAGGAAAGCGAATCGGGTGAAGATAATTCAAAAGGAAAAAAACCATATTTTCTTGACGACTATTTCAAGAATTAA